One genomic segment of Helicobacter enhydrae includes these proteins:
- a CDS encoding histidine triad nucleotide-binding protein, producing MQKNIFEKIIDGEIPSKKVLENENFLAFEDINPQAPIHILIIPKQSIKDFQQAHCIDMQGMTLFIQEVVKHLGIEQEGYRLITNVGTNGGQEVPHLHFHLLAGAKLKWGKMY from the coding sequence ATGCAAAAAAATATTTTTGAAAAAATTATTGATGGCGAGATTCCAAGCAAAAAGGTTTTGGAAAATGAGAATTTTTTGGCTTTTGAAGACATCAATCCACAAGCCCCGATACATATCCTAATCATTCCAAAGCAATCGATCAAAGACTTTCAACAAGCACATTGTATTGATATGCAAGGGATGACACTTTTTATCCAAGAAGTTGTGAAGCATTTGGGGATTGAGCAAGAGGGCTATCGCTTGATTACCAATGTCGGGACAAATGGCGGTCAGGAAGTGCCACATTTGCATTTTCATCTGCTTGCGGGAGCCAAGCTCAAATGGGGCAAGATGTATTAG
- a CDS encoding 30S ribosomal protein S1, producing the protein MITNPELIESTPLEEECDFASMFAANERRVTSGGIQEGMIVKIDPEFTLIAVNGAKQEGRLSTAEITDDDGKLLFKEGDKIEVYTTFFNERPNISYKKVIKMKNIEAKIQALQGDYQDKIVECKIIKKNRGGYIVEFDGAEAFLPRFASALKEDNKNIGKTFKVCITDIKPEEQTIYVSRKRFLDLDRSGREERVKKLLEGDNVREGVISKITPFGIFVEIDGIEGLAHYTELSHRGPINPTTLFKVGEKTLVKILAYDAEKHRLSLSVKGASEDPWKEIESQLDLGDQIKVVVSNIENYGAFVDLGNGAEGFLHISEISWNKNLKHPADILTQGQEINVEIIEMNSQNKRLRVSLKRLLPKPFTNFKNTHQVGDVVEGKIAKIADFGLFVNLGEVDGLIHNEDICWAREKTSKDFKAGENVQAKIIKIDQDKEKISLSIKALTESPIKLFAKTHQVDDQVEGTILAIKDFGVFIDLGDKVEALIRDEDLHPLKKEELQVGDKIACAIAFIDKNYDKIRASVRKLERIKELQHLKDYNEDTKMTLGDKIKL; encoded by the coding sequence ATGATAACCAATCCTGAACTGATCGAATCAACACCCCTAGAAGAAGAATGCGATTTTGCTTCAATGTTTGCTGCAAATGAGCGAAGGGTTACAAGTGGTGGGATTCAAGAAGGTATGATCGTAAAAATTGATCCAGAATTTACACTAATTGCCGTTAATGGAGCAAAACAAGAGGGGCGATTATCAACTGCAGAGATTACAGATGACGATGGCAAACTATTGTTTAAAGAAGGCGACAAAATAGAAGTCTATACGACTTTTTTCAATGAGCGTCCAAACATCTCTTACAAAAAAGTCATCAAAATGAAAAACATCGAGGCAAAGATTCAAGCTCTCCAAGGTGATTATCAAGACAAAATTGTTGAGTGCAAAATCATCAAAAAAAATCGAGGTGGTTATATCGTTGAGTTTGATGGTGCAGAAGCATTTTTGCCACGCTTTGCATCAGCCCTCAAAGAGGACAACAAAAACATTGGCAAAACTTTCAAAGTGTGCATTACCGACATCAAGCCAGAAGAGCAAACCATCTATGTATCACGCAAAAGATTTTTGGATTTGGATCGCAGCGGCAGAGAAGAAAGAGTCAAAAAGCTTCTTGAAGGTGATAATGTCAGAGAAGGTGTGATTAGCAAAATCACTCCCTTTGGTATTTTTGTCGAAATTGATGGAATCGAGGGCTTAGCTCACTACACAGAGCTCAGTCATCGTGGACCTATCAATCCAACCACACTTTTCAAAGTTGGAGAAAAAACACTTGTCAAAATTCTCGCATACGATGCAGAAAAACATCGCCTCTCTCTCTCTGTCAAAGGTGCAAGTGAAGATCCTTGGAAAGAGATTGAAAGCCAACTCGATCTTGGCGATCAAATCAAAGTCGTTGTAAGCAATATTGAGAACTATGGTGCTTTTGTGGATCTTGGCAATGGAGCCGAAGGATTTTTGCATATTTCAGAAATTTCTTGGAACAAAAATCTCAAGCACCCTGCAGATATACTCACACAAGGACAAGAGATCAATGTCGAGATTATCGAAATGAACTCTCAAAACAAGCGTCTTAGAGTTTCTCTCAAACGCTTGTTGCCAAAACCATTCACAAACTTCAAAAATACACATCAAGTAGGCGATGTGGTTGAGGGCAAAATCGCCAAAATTGCAGATTTTGGTTTGTTTGTCAATCTTGGCGAAGTCGATGGACTGATCCACAATGAAGATATTTGTTGGGCTAGAGAAAAAACAAGCAAAGATTTCAAAGCAGGTGAAAATGTGCAAGCCAAAATCATCAAAATCGATCAAGACAAAGAAAAAATCTCTTTGTCTATCAAGGCACTCACAGAATCACCTATTAAACTTTTCGCCAAAACACATCAGGTCGATGATCAAGTTGAAGGCACAATCCTTGCCATCAAAGATTTTGGAGTGTTTATAGATTTGGGAGACAAAGTTGAAGCACTCATTCGTGATGAAGATTTGCATCCACTCAAAAAAGAAGAATTGCAAGTTGGCGACAAGATTGCTTGTGCGATAGCTTTTATTGACAAAAATTACGACAAGATTCGAGCGTCAGTAAGGAAGCTTGAACGCATTAAAGAATTGCAACACCTCAAAGACTACAATGAGGATACAAAAATGACGCTTGGTGACAAAATCAAACTATAA
- the hemW gene encoding radical SAM family heme chaperone HemW has protein sequence MTLYLHIPFCTSKCGYCAFNSSAQYDSLVQQQYTLALIADITAQLQNHSYQLSSIYIGGGTPNTLASRHYAKIFECINLYASLEADCEITIEANPNLISLEWMSDLKSFGINRVSLGVQSFNDAKLQFLQRDHQSYDIQSSITAIRKAQIQNISLDLIYGTPFDDEQFLLQELTQLQSFDLYHLSAYTLSIDKGSAFYKNPPSLPNNDHSLYLRHILHDFNFTQYEVSNFFCKAKSKHNLAYWQGLDYLGCGAGGVGCIDGTRMQGSNNIHTYIKNPTHKQKEFLTPQDQRLERLFLGLRCEVGVDLADLDSQKISYLLEENKCHINHNRLVANDYFLADEIALFLS, from the coding sequence ATGACCCTGTATCTTCATATCCCATTTTGCACCAGCAAATGCGGGTATTGTGCTTTCAACTCAAGTGCGCAATATGATTCTCTAGTGCAACAACAATACACTCTCGCACTCATCGCCGACATCACCGCACAGCTTCAAAATCATTCTTACCAGCTCTCTAGCATTTATATTGGTGGAGGCACTCCAAACACACTTGCCTCCCGCCATTATGCAAAAATTTTTGAATGCATCAACCTGTATGCCTCGCTAGAAGCAGATTGTGAAATCACGATAGAAGCCAACCCCAACCTCATCTCCCTAGAATGGATGTCAGATCTCAAAAGCTTTGGTATCAATCGCGTAAGTCTTGGGGTGCAAAGCTTCAATGATGCCAAATTGCAATTTTTGCAACGCGACCATCAGTCTTATGATATTCAATCTAGCATCACAGCTATCCGCAAAGCCCAAATCCAAAACATCAGTTTGGATTTAATCTATGGCACACCCTTTGATGATGAACAATTTTTGTTGCAAGAACTCACACAACTGCAATCTTTTGATTTGTATCATCTCTCAGCATACACTCTTAGCATTGACAAAGGTTCAGCATTTTACAAAAACCCCCCATCACTCCCAAACAACGATCACTCCCTCTATCTCAGACACATTCTCCACGATTTTAACTTCACGCAATATGAAGTTTCAAACTTCTTTTGCAAAGCAAAATCCAAACACAATCTTGCGTATTGGCAAGGTTTGGATTATTTGGGCTGTGGTGCTGGAGGAGTGGGCTGTATCGATGGCACAAGAATGCAAGGCTCAAACAATATCCACACTTATATCAAAAACCCAACGCACAAACAAAAAGAGTTTCTCACCCCTCAAGATCAGCGGCTAGAGAGGCTATTTTTGGGGCTTAGGTGTGAAGTGGGAGTGGATCTTGCAGATCTAGATTCACAAAAAATCAGCTATCTTTTGGAAGAAAACAAATGCCACATCAACCACAATAGGCTAGTTGCCAATGATTACTTTCTCGCAGATGAGATCGCACTTTTTCTAAGCTAA
- the aroA gene encoding 3-phosphoshikimate 1-carboxyvinyltransferase, producing MIKICPKHSIQETLVFDEIGRDKSLSHRAIIFALLADTPTYIHHCLDAQDTLATLHIAHQLGAEMQRQGHTLIITPPTSKCLASDVNLQCHNSGTTMRLYMGLLSGFDGNRFYFDGDSSLQKRPMQRIRDFLEPMGAVFADGSTPLYPPFCLQGSKLSALHHISPISSAQSKSAFILAALQAQGTSFYSEPYKSRDHSERLLLAMGAQIKITQNTGYQLTIHPLRHKLRSLDFEIPNDPSSVFFFIVACLISPKSHCIFTNVLLNPTRIYALSILKQMGANITWHTTSSQIEEIGTIEVRSSTLSATTLNSQIAWCIDEIPALCIAFACANGESIIRNAGELRIKESDRLASIAHNLQALGIQVEEYDDGLKITGGEFQQNAKLQSFGDHRIAMAFSLVGIKTQVWIENTECVNISLPNFYQILEHFVELQ from the coding sequence ATGATCAAAATATGTCCCAAACATTCCATCCAAGAAACTTTGGTTTTTGATGAGATAGGCAGAGACAAATCCCTCTCTCATCGGGCAATCATTTTTGCCCTTCTTGCTGATACGCCCACTTATATCCACCATTGCCTTGACGCACAAGACACACTCGCAACCCTCCACATTGCTCATCAGCTAGGAGCAGAGATGCAGCGGCAAGGTCACACACTCATCATCACGCCCCCCACATCCAAATGCCTCGCTTCTGATGTGAATCTGCAATGCCACAATTCAGGCACCACGATGCGTTTGTATATGGGACTGCTCTCTGGTTTTGATGGAAATAGATTCTATTTTGATGGAGACTCCTCGTTGCAAAAACGCCCAATGCAACGCATTAGAGATTTTCTTGAGCCGATGGGTGCAGTTTTTGCTGATGGCTCCACTCCACTCTACCCACCCTTTTGTCTCCAAGGCTCCAAGCTCTCCGCACTCCATCACATTTCCCCCATCTCTTCAGCACAAAGCAAAAGTGCCTTCATCCTCGCAGCCCTGCAGGCTCAAGGCACAAGCTTCTATTCTGAACCCTACAAAAGTCGCGACCATAGCGAAAGATTGCTACTTGCAATGGGGGCACAAATCAAAATCACCCAAAACACAGGCTACCAGCTCACAATCCACCCACTACGCCACAAACTCAGAAGCCTTGATTTTGAAATCCCCAACGACCCCTCTAGCGTCTTTTTCTTCATCGTTGCGTGTCTTATCTCTCCCAAATCCCATTGTATCTTCACAAATGTCTTGCTCAATCCAACCCGAATCTACGCCCTAAGCATTCTCAAACAAATGGGTGCAAATATCACTTGGCACACCACCTCTTCCCAAATCGAAGAAATCGGCACCATAGAGGTGCGTTCTAGCACTCTATCTGCCACCACCCTTAACTCACAAATCGCTTGGTGTATCGATGAGATTCCAGCCCTTTGCATCGCCTTTGCCTGTGCCAACGGAGAGAGTATCATCAGAAATGCAGGCGAGCTTAGAATCAAAGAAAGCGATCGCCTTGCCTCTATCGCCCACAACCTCCAAGCACTAGGAATCCAAGTGGAGGAATATGACGATGGGCTCAAAATCACAGGAGGAGAATTCCAGCAAAATGCGAAACTGCAAAGCTTTGGGGATCATCGTATCGCTATGGCGTTTTCACTTGTGGGGATCAAAACGCAAGTTTGGATAGAAAATACAGAATGTGTTAATATCTCTCTCCCAAATTTTTATCAAATTTTAGAACATTTCGTGGAGTTACAATGA
- a CDS encoding 4-hydroxy-3-methylbut-2-enyl diphosphate reductase, with protein MKIKIATNCGFCFGVKRAIEIAEKQPHSITFGALIHNQKEINRLQQDFGVKLAESLDEIKSTDTVIVRTHGIQKDDLLKLQQQGVQISDATCPYVKKPQKIAEKMSEEGYQVVIFGDAQHPEVKGVVSYASTPVWVIKSLEELKSYKIPKKIALISQTTKQREHFFQIANYLIDYGYEVRVFNTICSATFENQDSARELAQEADIMIVVGGLASSNTKQLFEIAKMYCQDSYLIEDENDLNPLWFANKTFCGITAGASTPDWIIQNVKNKISTLKSLG; from the coding sequence ATGAAAATAAAAATTGCTACAAATTGCGGTTTTTGCTTTGGAGTGAAACGCGCAATCGAAATCGCCGAAAAACAACCACACAGCATTACTTTTGGAGCACTCATCCATAACCAAAAAGAAATCAATCGATTGCAACAAGATTTTGGTGTCAAACTCGCCGAATCTCTTGATGAAATCAAATCGACAGACACAGTGATTGTCCGCACACACGGCATTCAAAAAGACGATCTCCTCAAGCTCCAGCAACAGGGGGTGCAAATCAGCGATGCGACTTGCCCCTATGTCAAAAAACCTCAAAAAATTGCAGAAAAAATGAGTGAGGAGGGGTATCAAGTGGTGATTTTTGGAGATGCACAACATCCCGAAGTCAAAGGGGTCGTGAGCTATGCCTCCACACCAGTTTGGGTCATCAAAAGCCTTGAAGAACTCAAAAGCTACAAAATCCCCAAAAAAATCGCCCTCATTTCCCAAACCACAAAACAAAGAGAGCATTTTTTTCAAATTGCCAATTATCTGATTGATTATGGCTATGAAGTGAGGGTTTTCAACACGATTTGCAGTGCGACTTTTGAGAATCAAGACTCCGCAAGAGAACTTGCACAAGAGGCTGATATAATGATCGTCGTTGGAGGATTGGCTTCCTCAAATACCAAGCAACTCTTTGAAATCGCAAAAATGTATTGCCAAGATAGTTACCTAATCGAAGATGAAAACGATCTCAATCCTCTATGGTTTGCCAATAAAACCTTTTGTGGCATCACGGCAGGGGCTTCTACACCTGATTGGATTATCCAAAATGTCAAAAATAAGATTTCTACTCTAAAATCTTTAGGATAA
- the pheT gene encoding phenylalanine--tRNA ligase subunit beta, whose amino-acid sequence MKVTKHLLEEFIRIGDIAPQTLCDTLSQIGLEVESFQAIKIPDGVVVGKVIDKAQHPNADKLSVCQVDIGSQTLQIVCGASNVATEQYIALATQGTKLNTPKGELCIAPTTLREVRSEGMICSSVELGLPQTNEGIMVLDSSIGELKLGRALNTYPIFNNFIIQIGITPNRGDCLSVIGVARDLSVALGVPFSLKSYQDENTALGIGRVLQMANEGKNNASLLYKVANIISIHTPLNIQLSLLMCDIALQSGLQNFLSFASHLSGVILKPYRFGDFSKSNLINNAEAQIIIKQDEEGFDCTYNQNKLARIGVFYPKNDIGNESVILEASYVNPEVLSQLLHTHKEIQKDSELTYKTTRGSNPNLLLGMQILCDLLIKYAHVEIYSSSHHLSTKEENIGIKTTFSYILELLGEQICKEDIALILKRLGFKIEASFDESFFMATPPEYRHDIKMPQDIAEEILRIYRINKVTSIPLTFQEYPQACNEQYQFYKYKRELIKKACAIGFTESIHYVFYDKDKLKALNLLTLPDTLDLINPINNELNTLRSSLIPAMLDTIERNLCYGIESIALCEIGICYDSARNEIERLAFAVNALQQEERFPYPKGIKWDFYRFCDQLSKIIGNFTLQEYPFSSSLLTHPYQKALIVQDHKQIGYVAKINPMSGYSFEGFICEINLNDITINQQKASAFSKHQTSLRDLTLLIDTHTTFDQIKTAILREQIPFLIEIYPIDLYSHESLGSQIALSLRLKFQAQDKTLQEEEVKHSIQQILTLLDQTFNATLR is encoded by the coding sequence ATGAAAGTTACAAAACACCTACTAGAAGAATTTATACGAATCGGCGATATTGCACCCCAAACCTTGTGTGACACTTTGAGCCAAATTGGACTAGAAGTAGAATCATTTCAGGCAATCAAGATTCCTGATGGAGTCGTTGTGGGCAAAGTGATCGACAAAGCCCAACACCCAAATGCAGACAAACTCAGTGTTTGTCAAGTTGATATTGGAAGCCAAACCCTGCAAATCGTCTGTGGGGCATCAAATGTCGCAACAGAACAATACATCGCCCTTGCCACACAAGGCACAAAACTCAATACCCCAAAAGGTGAGCTTTGTATCGCTCCGACTACTCTAAGAGAGGTGCGTAGCGAGGGTATGATTTGCTCTAGTGTCGAGCTTGGATTGCCCCAAACCAACGAAGGAATTATGGTGCTAGATTCTAGTATCGGGGAACTCAAATTGGGTCGAGCCCTCAATACTTATCCTATTTTTAATAATTTTATCATCCAAATTGGCATCACCCCCAATCGTGGAGATTGTCTTAGCGTCATAGGAGTGGCAAGGGATCTAAGTGTCGCTCTTGGCGTTCCTTTTAGCCTCAAAAGCTATCAAGATGAAAACACGGCTTTGGGTATTGGTAGAGTGCTGCAGATGGCAAATGAAGGCAAAAACAATGCCTCCCTGCTCTACAAAGTTGCAAACATCATTTCAATCCACACTCCACTCAATATCCAGCTTTCTTTGCTAATGTGCGACATTGCCCTGCAAAGTGGATTGCAAAATTTCCTCTCGTTTGCCTCACATCTAAGCGGAGTGATTCTCAAGCCTTATCGCTTTGGCGATTTTTCAAAAAGCAATCTCATCAACAATGCAGAAGCACAAATCATCATCAAACAAGACGAAGAAGGATTTGATTGCACCTACAATCAAAACAAGCTTGCACGCATTGGTGTGTTTTACCCCAAAAACGACATTGGCAACGAAAGCGTGATTTTGGAGGCAAGTTATGTCAATCCTGAAGTACTTTCGCAACTTTTGCACACACACAAAGAGATCCAAAAAGATTCTGAACTCACATACAAAACAACGCGTGGAAGCAACCCCAACCTCCTCTTAGGAATGCAAATCCTGTGTGATTTGCTGATCAAATACGCACATGTCGAGATTTATTCAAGCAGTCATCATCTCTCCACCAAAGAAGAAAACATCGGTATCAAAACAACTTTTTCTTATATTTTGGAATTACTAGGTGAGCAAATCTGCAAAGAGGATATAGCACTCATTCTCAAACGGCTTGGTTTCAAAATTGAAGCAAGCTTTGATGAAAGCTTTTTTATGGCAACCCCTCCAGAATATCGCCACGACATCAAAATGCCTCAAGACATTGCCGAAGAGATTTTGCGTATCTACAGAATCAACAAAGTCACTTCGATTCCACTGACTTTTCAAGAATATCCACAGGCGTGCAATGAGCAATATCAATTCTACAAATACAAAAGAGAGTTGATCAAAAAAGCCTGTGCGATTGGTTTCACAGAAAGCATCCATTATGTGTTTTATGACAAAGACAAGCTCAAAGCACTCAATCTCCTAACTTTGCCAGACACACTAGATCTCATCAACCCTATCAACAACGAGCTCAACACATTGCGAAGCTCATTGATTCCAGCTATGCTTGACACGATTGAACGCAATCTGTGCTATGGGATAGAGAGCATTGCGTTGTGTGAGATTGGGATTTGCTATGACTCTGCAAGAAATGAAATAGAAAGACTTGCATTTGCTGTCAATGCACTCCAGCAAGAGGAACGCTTCCCTTATCCCAAAGGAATCAAATGGGATTTTTATCGATTCTGCGACCAGCTCTCCAAAATTATCGGAAATTTCACATTGCAAGAATACCCATTCTCCTCAAGCCTACTCACACACCCATACCAAAAAGCCCTGATTGTCCAAGATCACAAGCAGATTGGTTATGTTGCAAAAATCAACCCAATGAGTGGCTATTCTTTTGAGGGGTTTATTTGCGAAATCAACCTAAATGACATCACTATCAATCAGCAAAAAGCCTCTGCTTTTTCAAAACACCAAACAAGCTTGAGAGATCTCACGCTACTTATTGACACACATACCACTTTTGATCAAATCAAAACCGCAATTTTGCGTGAGCAGATTCCATTCCTCATCGAGATTTACCCCATAGATTTGTATTCCCACGAGTCTCTAGGCTCTCAAATCGCACTAAGCCTACGCCTAAAATTCCAAGCTCAAGACAAAACACTACAGGAAGAAGAAGTCAAACATAGTATCCAGCAAATCCTCACACTGCTTGATCAAACATTCAATGCAACGCTACGATGA
- the pheS gene encoding phenylalanine--tRNA ligase subunit alpha, producing MQNLITQINQAQNLQELEHLKVQINGKKGVLTLAFAQLKDLQGEAKKQKAQELNTAKQEFERVFELKKQELLHQEMLQKLEQEKIDITLFSSNHQGRVHYVNLMIEKIVDYFALLNFEIKNKTLIEDDFHNFEALNIPSFHPARDMQDTFYFADSKLLRTHTSPVQIHTMQTQSFPLRIIAPGAVFRRDYDLTHTPMFHQIEGLVVDQKGKVTFANLKFILENFIRHIFGAVEIRFRSSFFPFTEPSAEVDMSCVFCGGDGCRICSQTGWLEVLGCGMVNQNVFDSVGYENVSGYAFGLGVERFAMLYYAVNDLRSFFEMDLRGLK from the coding sequence ATGCAAAACCTTATCACACAAATCAATCAAGCTCAAAATCTCCAAGAACTTGAACATCTCAAAGTCCAGATCAATGGCAAAAAGGGTGTTTTGACACTTGCCTTTGCACAACTCAAAGATTTGCAAGGAGAGGCAAAAAAACAAAAAGCCCAAGAACTCAACACAGCCAAACAAGAGTTTGAGCGTGTGTTTGAACTCAAAAAGCAAGAATTACTTCACCAAGAAATGCTACAAAAGCTAGAACAAGAAAAGATTGACATCACTCTTTTTAGCTCCAATCATCAAGGCAGGGTTCATTATGTCAATTTGATGATTGAAAAGATTGTAGATTACTTTGCTCTATTGAACTTTGAAATCAAAAACAAAACGCTGATAGAAGATGATTTCCATAATTTTGAAGCACTCAATATCCCATCATTTCACCCAGCACGCGATATGCAAGATACTTTTTATTTTGCAGATTCAAAGCTCCTAAGGACACACACCTCCCCTGTCCAAATCCACACAATGCAAACCCAAAGCTTCCCGCTAAGGATCATTGCTCCGGGGGCGGTATTCCGTAGGGATTATGATTTGACACACACGCCGATGTTTCATCAAATCGAGGGATTGGTCGTGGATCAAAAAGGAAAAGTGACTTTTGCAAACCTCAAGTTTATCTTGGAAAATTTCATTCGCCATATTTTTGGGGCAGTGGAAATCCGTTTTCGCTCTAGCTTCTTTCCTTTTACAGAGCCTAGTGCTGAAGTTGATATGAGCTGTGTTTTTTGCGGAGGTGATGGTTGTCGCATCTGCTCCCAAACAGGATGGCTAGAGGTTTTGGGTTGTGGAATGGTCAATCAAAATGTCTTTGATTCTGTGGGGTATGAAAATGTCAGTGGATATGCCTTTGGGCTTGGGGTTGAACGCTTTGCTATGCTTTATTATGCAGTCAATGATTTGCGTAGTTTTTTTGAAATGGATTTGAGAGGATTGAAATAA
- a CDS encoding substrate-binding domain-containing protein: MAKFLSIALGFVVFVFGGEPLKMATTTSTDNTGLLDVLAPKFQKATGIELQWVSVGTGNALKLGQNCDVSVLLVHSPKVEEQYVADGYGVDRKAVMYNDFVIIGEEAYLKDLKGKTIQEAFAWIKQHKIPFVSRGDKSGTHNKEVAIWKKVNGSAPSREDSWYQESGQGMLATINIANQKKAITLSDRGTFIKYRTSLKGQKGLVILVEGDDVLKNFYSVMAVNPKRCPKVDYQGAIKFIDWITGKEGQKAIKDFRLQNQQLFIPNAK, from the coding sequence ATGGCGAAGTTTCTGTCTATAGCGTTGGGTTTTGTGGTTTTTGTATTTGGTGGAGAGCCGTTGAAAATGGCAACAACGACTAGCACGGACAATACAGGTTTGCTTGATGTATTAGCACCAAAGTTTCAGAAAGCGACAGGGATTGAGTTGCAATGGGTGAGTGTGGGGACGGGCAATGCACTCAAGCTCGGACAGAATTGTGATGTGAGTGTTTTGCTCGTGCATTCTCCAAAAGTAGAGGAGCAATATGTAGCCGATGGCTATGGTGTGGATAGAAAAGCGGTGATGTATAATGATTTTGTGATCATTGGAGAAGAGGCTTATCTGAAAGATTTGAAGGGCAAAACAATCCAAGAGGCATTTGCTTGGATCAAGCAACACAAAATCCCTTTTGTTTCTCGTGGTGACAAGAGTGGGACGCACAACAAAGAAGTGGCGATTTGGAAAAAAGTCAATGGCTCTGCTCCTAGTCGTGAAGATAGTTGGTATCAAGAAAGCGGTCAAGGAATGCTTGCAACAATCAATATTGCAAATCAAAAAAAGGCTATCACTCTTAGCGATCGTGGGACTTTTATCAAATATCGCACAAGTTTGAAGGGGCAAAAAGGCTTGGTGATTTTGGTGGAAGGTGATGATGTGCTTAAAAACTTCTATTCTGTGATGGCTGTCAATCCCAAGCGTTGTCCAAAGGTGGATTATCAAGGTGCGATCAAATTCATCGATTGGATCACAGGCAAAGAGGGGCAAAAAGCGATCAAGGACTTCAGGCTCCAAAATCAACAACTCTTTATCCCAAATGCAAAATAA
- a CDS encoding asparaginase: protein MQNNLPKVCVIATGGTIAGGGGGGLDSTHYQAGTLDVSSLITQDLQTNVIIDTKVIAQIDSVEIQKEIWVAILDFLSQNNANYDGFVITHGTDTMEESAFALDMCYRGDKPVVLVGGMRPPCALGSDSLKNLSNALALAASNLGGFVAVVMNDKIFSPKTIYKAHTYNVDAFACRNGGEMGYILDRQIIGFNAANPRNHPVFESKELLSGKRVEIVYIYAGIKVENIAWLADCNVSGIVVAGCGAGNMPDSIKAFLSDLYQKGVMVVVGSRGSHGFVAESDFVPAFGLSVPKAKILLELCLARNLSPKEIQEIFAYF, encoded by the coding sequence ATGCAAAATAATCTCCCAAAAGTCTGTGTCATTGCCACCGGTGGCACAATCGCTGGTGGAGGTGGAGGTGGGCTTGATAGCACACACTATCAAGCAGGGACACTTGATGTCAGCTCATTGATCACGCAGGATTTACAGACAAATGTCATCATCGATACAAAAGTCATCGCTCAAATCGATAGTGTGGAAATCCAAAAAGAGATTTGGGTGGCAATCCTTGATTTTTTATCCCAAAACAATGCAAATTATGATGGTTTTGTGATCACTCACGGGACAGACACAATGGAAGAGAGTGCTTTTGCTCTTGATATGTGTTATCGTGGGGATAAGCCTGTGGTATTGGTTGGAGGGATGCGACCTCCTTGTGCTCTAGGAAGCGATAGTCTCAAAAATCTCTCAAATGCTCTAGCACTCGCTGCATCAAATCTAGGTGGGTTTGTCGCTGTGGTGATGAATGACAAAATCTTTTCACCCAAAACAATTTACAAAGCACACACCTACAATGTCGATGCCTTCGCTTGTCGCAATGGTGGGGAGATGGGCTATATCCTAGATAGACAGATTATTGGTTTCAATGCTGCTAATCCTCGCAATCACCCTGTGTTTGAAAGCAAAGAGCTTTTGAGCGGAAAACGCGTAGAGATTGTTTATATCTATGCTGGAATCAAAGTAGAAAATATTGCTTGGCTTGCTGATTGTAATGTCTCGGGCATAGTTGTCGCAGGGTGTGGTGCTGGAAATATGCCCGATTCTATCAAAGCTTTTTTGAGCGATTTGTATCAAAAAGGGGTGATGGTAGTCGTTGGCAGTCGCGGCAGTCACGGGTTTGTCGCAGAGAGTGATTTTGTTCCAGCGTTTGGGCTCAGTGTGCCAAAGGCTAAGATTTTGCTTGAGTTGTGTTTGGCTAGGAATCTATCTCCAAAAGAGATTCAGGAAATTTTTGCTTATTTTTGA